A genomic window from Corynebacterium fournieri includes:
- a CDS encoding N-acetylmuramoyl-L-alanine amidase: MQQRRSIQGGAAHPARAAIMPVIVSVLLVTALVAANAFSGNRILQVQSLGAGAPEVYTTTSSFASGDNITVDDAAIRTQGGEEDHVRRVVKEFTNDREFSIVGLTWTGDRDVAAYVRSQKADGAWSEWFEMDPADPQAGSDKFGTEPIYVGRTKRIQVSTGNVDLLEGGRAASDAPTTANDIEAVFLDGGTGTAQGGIQPVADSYTRGMPEVVTRAQWGAGRSSTPYYSEPTTAATVHHTAGSNNYSEAEAPGIVRGIWNYHTNNLGWGDIGYHALVDKYGNIYEGRAGGMDRGPQGAHVGSFNQNTWGVSMLGDYQQAEPTPAALRAMGDIIGWKAAQAGFDPTGSSYHVAEGNFRGSKYAAGQGAMFSNINAHRDFHYNTCPGDNLYSKLPMIRAAASLKYRTLRSGNDSGSLFGEWGKESTTASATATTTPTSTAPATNTAPADPNVQTTVVTATPTRQSASVDDTLTALSSGDPTAIATVAGTAIGLVLLYLAAQDKLPTVSTKGDVQIFEGLTLEQAAGLAKQISPAVAPTLNAFGAENAAQVWTSLEPTLGKIVAGVGGPTGPAVTLYSNGVGARNKEGEIIALVGKIAEAWLQQGLDAGPLGMPVSQQFNPTADTVRVDFEGGFITYNPSTNAVDINAR; the protein is encoded by the coding sequence CGTTGCCGCCAACGCATTCAGCGGCAATCGCATCCTGCAGGTGCAGTCCCTCGGCGCAGGCGCCCCGGAGGTCTACACCACCACCTCATCGTTCGCTTCCGGCGACAACATCACCGTCGACGACGCCGCCATCCGCACCCAGGGCGGCGAAGAAGACCACGTGCGCCGCGTGGTCAAGGAGTTCACCAACGACCGCGAGTTCTCCATCGTGGGCCTGACCTGGACCGGCGACCGGGATGTCGCCGCGTACGTGCGCTCCCAAAAGGCCGACGGCGCCTGGTCCGAGTGGTTCGAGATGGACCCGGCAGACCCGCAGGCGGGCTCCGACAAGTTCGGCACCGAGCCGATCTACGTCGGCCGCACTAAGCGCATCCAGGTCTCCACCGGCAACGTGGACCTGCTTGAAGGCGGCCGCGCCGCCTCCGACGCCCCCACCACCGCCAACGACATCGAAGCCGTGTTCCTGGACGGCGGCACCGGCACCGCGCAAGGCGGCATCCAGCCGGTCGCCGATTCCTACACCCGCGGCATGCCCGAGGTAGTCACCCGCGCGCAGTGGGGCGCCGGCCGCAGCAGCACCCCGTACTACTCCGAGCCCACCACCGCCGCTACCGTGCACCACACGGCCGGTTCCAACAACTACTCCGAGGCCGAGGCACCGGGCATCGTGCGCGGCATCTGGAACTACCACACCAACAACCTGGGCTGGGGCGACATCGGCTACCACGCGCTCGTCGATAAGTACGGCAACATCTACGAAGGCCGCGCCGGCGGCATGGACCGCGGCCCGCAGGGCGCGCACGTCGGCTCCTTCAACCAGAACACCTGGGGCGTGTCCATGCTGGGCGACTACCAGCAGGCAGAGCCGACCCCGGCCGCGCTGCGCGCGATGGGCGATATCATCGGCTGGAAGGCCGCCCAGGCAGGCTTCGACCCCACCGGCTCCAGCTACCACGTCGCCGAGGGCAACTTCCGCGGTTCCAAGTACGCCGCCGGCCAGGGCGCGATGTTCAGCAACATCAACGCCCACCGCGACTTCCACTACAACACCTGCCCGGGCGACAACCTGTACTCCAAGCTGCCCATGATCCGGGCAGCCGCCTCCCTGAAGTACCGCACGCTGCGCTCCGGCAACGATTCCGGGTCGCTGTTCGGCGAATGGGGCAAGGAGTCGACCACCGCGTCCGCAACCGCCACCACGACGCCCACCAGCACCGCGCCGGCCACCAACACCGCGCCGGCGGATCCGAACGTGCAGACCACCGTCGTCACCGCAACGCCGACGCGCCAGTCGGCGTCCGTCGACGACACCTTGACCGCACTGTCCTCCGGCGACCCCACCGCGATCGCCACCGTGGCTGGCACCGCAATCGGCCTGGTCTTGCTCTACCTGGCCGCCCAGGACAAGCTGCCCACGGTAAGCACCAAAGGCGACGTGCAGATCTTCGAGGGTCTGACGCTGGAGCAGGCCGCCGGGCTGGCGAAGCAGATCAGCCCCGCGGTCGCGCCCACCCTCAACGCCTTCGGCGCCGAAAACGCCGCGCAGGTCTGGACCTCGCTCGAGCCCACCCTGGGCAAGATCGTCGCCGGCGTGGGCGGCCCGACCGGACCGGCAGTGACCCTCTACTCAAACGGCGTGGGTGCCCGCAACAAGGAGGGCGAGATCATCGCGCTGGTGGGCAAGATCGCCGAGGCCTGGCTGCAGCAGGGCCTGGACGCTGGCCCGCTGGGCATGCCGGTAAGCCAGCAGTTCAACCCCACCGCCGACACCGTGCGCGTGGACTTCGAAGGTGGCTTCATCACCTACAACCCGTCCACCAACGCCGTGGACATCAACGCCCGCTAG
- the glpK gene encoding glycerol kinase GlpK: MALIAAIDQGTTSTRVCITRTDGKVIAQTQYEHAQHMPRKGWVEHDPMEIWRNTRRALSEALADKDISEQDIDALGVTNQRETAVIWDKATGKPIYNAIVWQDTRTNHEGDPAKYLRKTGLLHNSYPAAPKWAWILDNVAGARERAENGELLAGTIDTWLIWNLTGGAKEPERAVHLTDVTNASRTLLMDLETLQWDNKLCDELRIPRQILPEIRPSVGEFGTIRRRGPLAGVPITGVLGDQQAALFGQGGLRENDAKMTYGTGLFMLLNTGRTPKFSDSGLLTTVAYQIEGQPPVYAQEGSVAVGGSLIQWLRDQLGLLATAAESETLASQVDDSGGVVIVPAFSGLFAPRWRPDARGVIVGLTRFVDKRHIARAALEATCLQAREVVCAMGGEPTALKVDGGMTTNDLLMQMQADILGISVERPANTETTVMGAASAAGMGISLLDEPLTLGTPTTWEGEMAGPDRDRLIAAWEDAVARCLDLA, encoded by the coding sequence ATGGCTTTGATTGCGGCGATTGACCAGGGCACGACGTCGACACGCGTGTGCATCACGCGCACCGACGGCAAGGTCATCGCGCAAACGCAGTACGAGCACGCCCAGCACATGCCGCGGAAGGGCTGGGTGGAGCACGACCCGATGGAGATCTGGCGCAACACGCGCCGGGCGCTGAGCGAGGCGCTGGCGGACAAGGACATCAGCGAGCAGGACATCGACGCCCTCGGTGTGACCAATCAGCGCGAAACGGCCGTGATCTGGGACAAGGCAACTGGCAAGCCGATCTACAACGCGATCGTGTGGCAGGACACGCGCACCAACCACGAGGGTGATCCGGCCAAGTACCTGCGCAAGACGGGGCTGCTGCACAACTCGTACCCGGCGGCGCCGAAGTGGGCGTGGATTCTGGACAACGTCGCGGGCGCCCGGGAGCGCGCGGAAAACGGCGAGCTGCTGGCGGGCACGATTGATACGTGGCTGATCTGGAACCTCACCGGCGGCGCGAAGGAGCCAGAGCGGGCGGTGCACTTGACCGACGTGACCAACGCATCGCGCACGCTGCTGATGGATTTGGAAACGCTGCAATGGGACAACAAGCTTTGCGACGAGCTTCGCATCCCCCGCCAAATCCTCCCCGAGATCCGCCCGTCGGTGGGCGAGTTCGGCACGATTCGCCGCCGGGGCCCGTTGGCGGGTGTGCCGATCACAGGCGTGTTGGGTGACCAGCAGGCGGCGCTGTTCGGCCAGGGCGGACTTCGCGAAAACGATGCGAAGATGACCTACGGCACGGGCCTGTTCATGCTGCTCAATACCGGTCGCACGCCGAAGTTCAGCGACAGTGGGCTGCTGACCACGGTGGCATACCAAATCGAGGGGCAGCCGCCGGTGTACGCGCAGGAGGGCTCGGTAGCCGTGGGCGGGTCGTTGATTCAGTGGTTGCGCGACCAGCTGGGCCTGCTTGCAACCGCCGCGGAATCCGAGACGCTCGCCTCGCAGGTGGACGACAGTGGGGGAGTGGTGATCGTGCCGGCATTTTCGGGGTTGTTCGCGCCGCGGTGGCGCCCCGATGCGCGTGGGGTGATCGTGGGGTTGACCAGGTTCGTCGATAAGCGGCACATTGCTCGCGCGGCGCTGGAGGCGACCTGCCTGCAGGCGCGCGAGGTGGTGTGCGCGATGGGAGGCGAGCCGACCGCGCTCAAGGTGGACGGCGGCATGACCACGAATGATCTGCTCATGCAGATGCAGGCGGACATCCTCGGCATCAGCGTGGAGCGTCCCGCCAACACCGAGACGACGGTGATGGGGGCGGCGTCGGCGGCGGGCATGGGCATTTCGCTTCTCGACGAGCCGCTCACGCTCGGCACCCCGACGACCTGGGAAGGCGAAATGGCCGGCCCCGACAGGGACCGGCTCATTGCCGCGTGGGAGGACGCGGTCGCCCGCTGCTTGGATCTAGCCTAG
- a CDS encoding HAD family hydrolase: MNAAPRLIISDIDGTFITSAGRVSERLRGVVSRAVASGVHFGLATGRPHRWLLPVLEQLPIAPVCVCANGAVVYDPAEDRVIHAFELAPSAMAEVVDVAERVLAGVAHGYGVERVGSSALDPEEECFIITPEYNRDAWDSCFGVADTPTLISQPAAKLLVRCSAMTSAQMYELIAPHIDPILAHVTYSMDEGLLEVSCPGVNKAAGATYLAELYGVTAAEAIAFGDMPNDLELLRWAGLGVAMGNAKDVLRDAADHVTATNDEYGVARVLERWF; encoded by the coding sequence GTGAACGCCGCCCCACGCCTGATTATCTCGGACATCGACGGCACGTTTATCACCTCCGCCGGCCGTGTGAGCGAGCGACTGCGCGGCGTGGTGTCCCGCGCCGTGGCGTCCGGGGTCCACTTCGGCCTGGCCACGGGGCGGCCGCACCGCTGGCTGCTGCCCGTTTTGGAGCAGCTGCCGATCGCGCCGGTGTGCGTGTGCGCGAACGGGGCGGTGGTCTACGACCCGGCCGAAGACCGCGTCATCCACGCCTTTGAACTCGCCCCGTCCGCGATGGCCGAGGTCGTCGACGTGGCGGAACGCGTGCTCGCCGGGGTCGCGCACGGCTACGGCGTGGAGCGCGTCGGCTCCTCCGCGCTGGACCCGGAAGAGGAATGCTTCATCATCACCCCCGAGTACAACCGCGACGCGTGGGACAGCTGCTTCGGCGTCGCCGACACCCCCACCCTGATCAGCCAGCCCGCCGCAAAGCTTCTGGTGCGCTGCTCCGCCATGACCTCGGCGCAGATGTACGAGCTCATCGCTCCGCACATCGACCCGATACTGGCGCACGTGACCTACTCCATGGACGAAGGCCTGCTCGAGGTGTCCTGCCCCGGCGTGAACAAAGCCGCCGGCGCGACCTACCTCGCTGAGCTCTACGGCGTGACCGCCGCCGAGGCCATCGCGTTCGGCGACATGCCCAACGACCTCGAGCTGCTGCGCTGGGCCGGCCTCGGGGTGGCCATGGGAAACGCCAAGGACGTGCTGCGCGACGCCGCCGACCACGTCACCGCAACCAACGACGAATACGGTGTTGCGCGGGTGCTCGAGCGCTGGTTCTAA
- a CDS encoding lysophospholipid acyltransferase family protein, whose translation MDTRRYRGFTVPRLYEGIAANRDEAVERFYQGFVGFARRLMRAANIDVTVIGAENIPAEGGAMLAGNHTGYADFILLGTGPYLHGDRLVRFMAKKAVFDVPVLGQLLKIMKHVPVDRARGADSIAPAVSMLREGNLVGIFPEATISRSFELAHFKTGAARISHQAGVPLIPCVIWGSQRIWTKDLPKHFRNVPVIVRYGEPVALTGDAEADTAELKRQMQLLLDASRNEYASLHTDGACEAWMPVALGGTAPTIAEAEKIYARERAEREAKKRRK comes from the coding sequence ATGGATACCCGCCGGTACCGCGGCTTTACCGTCCCGCGGCTCTACGAAGGCATCGCCGCCAACCGCGATGAGGCCGTCGAGCGGTTCTATCAGGGCTTTGTGGGGTTCGCGCGGCGCCTCATGCGCGCCGCGAACATCGATGTCACGGTCATCGGCGCCGAAAACATCCCGGCGGAAGGCGGCGCGATGCTCGCTGGCAACCACACCGGCTACGCCGACTTCATCCTCCTGGGCACCGGACCCTACCTGCACGGGGACCGCCTGGTGCGCTTCATGGCCAAAAAGGCCGTCTTCGACGTTCCGGTGCTGGGCCAGCTGCTGAAGATAATGAAGCACGTGCCCGTCGATCGCGCCCGCGGCGCCGACTCGATCGCCCCTGCGGTGAGCATGCTGCGCGAAGGCAACCTGGTGGGCATCTTCCCAGAGGCGACCATTTCGCGTTCCTTCGAGCTCGCCCACTTCAAAACCGGTGCCGCCCGCATCTCCCACCAGGCTGGTGTGCCGCTGATCCCGTGCGTGATCTGGGGCTCGCAGCGCATCTGGACCAAGGACCTGCCCAAGCACTTCCGCAACGTCCCCGTGATCGTGCGCTACGGCGAGCCCGTCGCGCTCACCGGCGACGCGGAGGCGGACACCGCCGAGCTCAAGCGGCAGATGCAATTGCTTCTCGACGCCTCACGGAACGAATACGCCTCCCTCCACACCGACGGTGCCTGCGAGGCGTGGATGCCGGTCGCCCTCGGCGGCACCGCCCCGACCATCGCCGAGGCCGAGAAAATTTACGCCCGCGAACGCGCCGAGCGCGAAGCGAAAAAGCGCAGGAAGTGA
- the serS gene encoding serine--tRNA ligase — protein MIDLKRVRENPEAVRESQRARGEDPALVDELLAADEARRAAIQAADELRSEQKAFGKKIGQAAPEDRPALLEGSNELKARVKEAEAAEAEAAENLNKLQYSIANIVEGAPAGGEEDFVVLEHVGEVPEFDFEVKDHLDLGEALGIIDMKRGTKVGGARFYYLAGDGAWMQLGMLMLAAQKAREAGFKVMIPPVLVRPEVMQGTGFLDAHDEEIYYLERDDMYLVGTSEVALAGLHQDEIIDLSDGPLLYAGWSSCFRREAGSYGKDTKGILRVHQFDKLEMFAYCKPEDAEAMHQKLLGLERDMLAAVEVPYRIIDVAAGDLGSSAARKFDTEAWVPSQGTYRELTSTSNCTTFQARRLQTRYRDENGKTQTAATLNGTLATTRWLVAILENNQQADGSVRVPEALRPWVGKEVLAP, from the coding sequence GTGATTGATCTGAAGCGTGTGCGCGAAAACCCTGAGGCCGTCCGCGAATCCCAGCGAGCTCGCGGCGAAGACCCTGCGCTTGTAGACGAGTTGCTGGCCGCCGACGAGGCGCGCCGCGCCGCTATCCAAGCCGCCGATGAACTGCGTTCGGAGCAGAAGGCGTTTGGCAAGAAGATCGGCCAAGCCGCGCCCGAGGATCGCCCGGCGCTGCTGGAAGGCTCCAACGAGCTCAAGGCGCGTGTGAAGGAGGCCGAGGCTGCAGAAGCTGAGGCGGCGGAGAATCTGAACAAGCTGCAGTACTCCATCGCCAACATCGTCGAAGGCGCTCCGGCTGGCGGCGAGGAAGACTTCGTGGTCCTCGAGCACGTCGGCGAGGTCCCCGAGTTCGACTTCGAGGTCAAAGACCACCTGGACCTGGGCGAAGCACTCGGCATCATCGACATGAAGCGCGGCACCAAGGTCGGCGGCGCGCGCTTTTACTACCTCGCCGGCGACGGTGCCTGGATGCAGCTGGGCATGCTCATGCTCGCCGCCCAGAAGGCGCGCGAGGCCGGCTTCAAGGTGATGATCCCGCCGGTGCTGGTGCGCCCCGAAGTGATGCAGGGCACCGGCTTCCTCGACGCGCACGACGAGGAGATCTACTACCTCGAGCGCGACGACATGTACCTGGTGGGTACCTCCGAGGTGGCCCTGGCCGGCCTGCACCAGGACGAGATCATCGACCTGTCCGACGGGCCCCTGCTCTACGCCGGCTGGTCCTCCTGCTTCCGCCGCGAGGCAGGCTCCTACGGCAAGGACACGAAGGGCATCCTGCGCGTCCACCAGTTCGACAAACTGGAAATGTTCGCTTACTGCAAGCCGGAAGACGCCGAGGCGATGCACCAGAAGCTGCTCGGTCTGGAGCGCGACATGCTTGCCGCCGTGGAGGTGCCGTACCGCATCATCGACGTCGCCGCCGGCGACCTCGGTTCCTCTGCAGCCCGCAAGTTTGACACGGAGGCGTGGGTGCCGTCGCAAGGCACTTACCGCGAGCTGACCTCGACGTCGAACTGCACCACCTTCCAGGCCCGCCGCCTGCAGACGCGCTACCGCGACGAAAACGGCAAGACCCAAACCGCCGCCACCCTCAACGGCACCCTGGCCACCACCCGCTGGCTGGTGGCCATCCTGGAAAACAACCAGCAGGCGGACGGCTCCGTGCGCGTGCCCGAGGCGCTCCGCCCGTGGGTGGGTAAGGAAGTGCTTGCGCCGTAA
- a CDS encoding GntR family transcriptional regulator has translation MLPPITDGPVPKHEQLRSILETRIAAEFAPGDPLPGERALEEEYGVSRITVRRAIGDLVAAGRLRRVRGKGTFVAPAPLVSRLHLASFSDEMRAQRVEASSRILLSERTTPPEAVAQFFGTAPNTTHIRLRRLRLGDGEPYAVDDAWYNAVLVPDLLENDVYHSVYTLLDKHYGLGVTEAEQTVTAVTAGPDNAPLLDVSPDTALLHIVRYARSGAHNVEFCSSVYRTDRYRLTTRVAREVE, from the coding sequence ATGCTCCCTCCGATCACAGACGGCCCCGTGCCCAAGCACGAGCAGCTCCGCTCGATCCTGGAAACCCGCATCGCCGCGGAGTTTGCCCCGGGCGACCCGCTGCCGGGCGAGCGGGCGCTGGAGGAGGAATACGGCGTCTCCCGCATTACGGTCCGGCGCGCGATCGGGGACTTGGTTGCGGCGGGCCGTCTGCGCCGCGTGCGCGGCAAGGGCACGTTCGTCGCCCCGGCACCGTTGGTGAGCCGGCTGCACTTGGCCAGTTTTTCCGACGAGATGCGGGCGCAGCGCGTTGAGGCGTCCTCACGCATCCTGCTGTCCGAGCGCACCACCCCGCCGGAGGCGGTCGCGCAGTTTTTCGGCACCGCGCCCAACACCACCCACATCCGCCTGCGCAGGCTGAGGCTTGGCGACGGCGAACCGTACGCCGTCGATGACGCCTGGTACAACGCCGTACTCGTGCCGGACCTTCTGGAAAACGACGTGTACCACTCCGTGTACACCCTGCTGGACAAGCATTACGGGCTGGGAGTGACAGAAGCGGAGCAGACCGTCACGGCCGTCACAGCAGGCCCGGATAACGCCCCGTTGCTGGATGTTTCGCCGGATACCGCGCTGCTGCACATTGTCCGTTATGCCCGGTCAGGGGCGCACAACGTGGAGTTTTGTTCCTCGGTCTACCGCACGGACCGCTACCGGCTGACTACTCGGGTCGCGCGAGAAGTGGAATAA
- a CDS encoding septum formation family protein, whose translation MASKQSALRSFLIAALAGAVGAGTYALAAGTPDTGSETAPSTAASTAPSEAASSFTPADAGACLTWQVAEDGTITGFEQADCDLEHRFEVSLRQDLATYPTSEFGPEAPLPNPTRQAQLREELCGAGTLRYLGGKYDPNGRYSIAPILPPADAWQNGDRTMLCGLQETNRAGEPILTSGRVADQDQARVFEAGQCVTIDPSNTLSPVKCADPHQLEITSQVSLAEVFPDHTPTVEEEDKYLQDVCTEAAQDYLGGEEQLYQIALRPFWTTQSPAAWEGGSRSVNCALMFSRPEGTFANLTGSATQGREQLLIDDAPPPERPARRPLREQQTPSPAPAPAAADGLAPDQAPDQAPAQTPLQAPVQ comes from the coding sequence ATGGCTTCGAAACAGAGCGCGTTACGCTCCTTCCTCATTGCCGCACTGGCGGGTGCCGTCGGCGCGGGCACGTACGCGCTCGCCGCGGGCACCCCCGATACGGGGAGCGAGACCGCGCCCTCCACAGCCGCGTCGACTGCGCCGTCGGAGGCGGCCTCGTCGTTCACTCCCGCTGACGCTGGGGCGTGTTTGACCTGGCAGGTGGCCGAGGACGGCACGATCACCGGCTTCGAGCAGGCGGATTGCGATCTCGAGCACCGCTTCGAGGTGTCCCTGCGCCAGGATTTGGCCACGTACCCCACCTCCGAGTTTGGCCCTGAGGCCCCGCTGCCAAATCCGACGCGCCAGGCCCAGTTGCGCGAGGAGCTGTGCGGCGCCGGCACCTTGCGCTACTTGGGCGGCAAGTACGACCCGAACGGCCGCTACTCCATTGCGCCGATCCTGCCGCCGGCGGACGCGTGGCAGAACGGGGACCGCACGATGCTGTGCGGGCTGCAGGAGACGAACCGGGCGGGTGAGCCGATCCTGACTTCTGGCCGGGTGGCGGATCAGGATCAGGCGCGGGTGTTTGAGGCTGGCCAGTGCGTGACCATCGACCCGTCGAATACGCTCTCCCCGGTCAAGTGCGCGGACCCGCACCAGCTGGAGATCACCAGCCAGGTTTCGCTCGCCGAGGTGTTCCCGGACCACACCCCCACCGTGGAGGAGGAGGACAAGTACCTCCAGGACGTGTGCACCGAGGCGGCGCAGGATTACCTCGGCGGCGAAGAGCAGCTGTACCAGATTGCGCTGCGTCCCTTCTGGACGACGCAGAGCCCCGCTGCCTGGGAGGGCGGCTCCCGCAGCGTGAACTGCGCGCTGATGTTCTCCCGCCCGGAGGGCACGTTTGCCAACCTCACCGGTTCGGCGACGCAGGGCCGCGAGCAGTTGCTTATCGACGACGCACCGCCCCCGGAGCGCCCCGCCCGCCGTCCGCTGCGCGAGCAGCAGACCCCGTCTCCGGCGCCTGCACCGGCTGCCGCTGACGGGCTCGCACCTGATCAGGCCCCGGATCAGGCACCTGCACAGACCCCACTGCAGGCTCCGGTGCAGTAG
- a CDS encoding metallopeptidase family protein, with amino-acid sequence MRPVSDEAFEEMINDALDTIPDNFAQHMTNMVILARDYNPDNPTLLGLFEGVPLTEQHSNHTGYLPDAVFVYKNALEAICVDEEQLRHEVKVTVLHEVGHYFGLEEHELHALGWG; translated from the coding sequence ATGCGGCCGGTCAGCGACGAGGCGTTCGAGGAGATGATCAACGACGCCTTGGACACCATCCCGGACAACTTTGCCCAGCACATGACAAACATGGTCATCCTGGCCCGGGACTACAACCCGGACAACCCCACCCTGCTCGGATTGTTCGAGGGCGTGCCGCTGACGGAGCAGCACTCCAACCACACCGGCTATTTGCCGGACGCGGTGTTCGTTTACAAAAACGCCCTCGAGGCCATTTGCGTGGACGAGGAGCAGCTGCGCCACGAGGTGAAGGTGACCGTGCTGCACGAGGTGGGCCACTACTTCGGCTTAGAAGAGCACGAGCTGCACGCGCTCGGCTGGGGCTAG
- the pheA gene encoding prephenate dehydratase has product MTRVAYLGPAGTFTEEAARSFRIDGAQYVPVESPAAALAAIDAGDVDYAVCAIENSVDGAVTTTMDALAATASAGIVGETELAIAFAIMTRPGQSLDRAKRFATHPVAQQQVKRWVGENLPQVEFIPASSNAAAAEMVANGDADVAAAPERAADLHGLEIHARGVADLGTARTRFVLVAKQPAQPAPTGDDRTAIVFRTKNEPGALVRVLQEFAARGVDMTRIESRPTREEPNTYDFFVDLAGHADDAAVASALEACAAHTTAMRQLGTWPRTAR; this is encoded by the coding sequence GTGACGCGCGTCGCCTACCTGGGTCCGGCAGGCACGTTCACAGAGGAAGCAGCCCGCAGCTTCCGCATCGACGGCGCGCAGTACGTGCCCGTCGAATCCCCGGCGGCAGCTCTCGCCGCCATAGACGCCGGCGACGTCGACTACGCGGTCTGCGCGATAGAGAACTCTGTCGATGGGGCCGTGACCACCACCATGGACGCGCTCGCCGCCACCGCCAGCGCGGGCATCGTGGGGGAAACGGAGCTGGCTATCGCATTCGCCATCATGACGCGCCCGGGCCAATCGCTCGACCGCGCGAAACGGTTTGCCACCCACCCCGTCGCCCAGCAGCAAGTCAAGCGCTGGGTGGGCGAAAACCTGCCGCAGGTGGAGTTCATCCCGGCGTCCTCCAACGCGGCCGCGGCGGAGATGGTGGCCAACGGCGACGCCGACGTGGCCGCCGCCCCGGAGCGCGCGGCGGACCTGCACGGGCTTGAGATCCACGCCCGCGGCGTAGCTGATCTGGGGACGGCGCGGACCAGGTTCGTGCTCGTCGCAAAGCAACCTGCGCAACCGGCGCCCACCGGCGACGACCGCACCGCCATAGTCTTCCGCACCAAAAACGAACCCGGTGCGCTGGTGCGCGTGCTCCAGGAATTCGCCGCCCGCGGCGTGGACATGACGCGCATCGAATCGCGGCCCACCCGCGAGGAGCCGAACACCTACGACTTCTTCGTGGACCTGGCCGGCCACGCCGACGATGCGGCCGTGGCGAGCGCGCTGGAAGCCTGCGCCGCGCACACCACCGCGATGCGGCAGCTGGGCACCTGGCCGCGCACCGCGCGCTAG
- a CDS encoding DUF2891 family protein codes for MDESWASTIAQVVSQEYPAAMHHVQHGPGHADPRELHPAFWGSYDWHSCVHMLCSAVKLHGRDSDLGLSALLDQRLTPYNIAAEADYLREHPLYERPYGWAWAMQLVKVCRDTRWEDALAPLEAQLEHNIAAWLRTQQWPVRHGVHSNSALALLLIFDASPRMRPLVERTALDWFGAERAYPHEWEVSGHDFVSNGLAEAALMRRVLPESEFDAWLQDFFAPEAYTFYTAPIQVNDPEDGQQAHLIGLMLTRAWLLREIGKPDGTQQLIDAAAAHLTGTNFMATHWLITYALLAEDALGN; via the coding sequence ATGGACGAATCGTGGGCGAGCACTATTGCGCAGGTTGTCAGCCAGGAATACCCCGCCGCCATGCACCACGTGCAGCATGGCCCGGGCCATGCGGATCCGCGAGAGCTCCACCCCGCGTTCTGGGGCTCCTACGACTGGCATTCGTGCGTGCACATGCTCTGCTCCGCGGTGAAACTGCACGGGCGTGACAGCGACCTCGGGCTCTCCGCCCTGCTGGACCAACGCCTGACCCCGTACAACATCGCGGCCGAAGCGGACTACCTGCGCGAGCACCCACTCTACGAGCGCCCCTACGGCTGGGCGTGGGCGATGCAGCTGGTCAAGGTATGCCGGGACACCCGCTGGGAAGATGCACTGGCACCGCTGGAGGCGCAGCTAGAGCACAACATCGCCGCGTGGCTGCGCACGCAGCAGTGGCCGGTGCGCCACGGAGTGCACTCCAACTCCGCGCTAGCGCTACTGCTGATATTCGACGCCTCACCACGCATGCGCCCGCTGGTGGAGCGCACCGCCCTCGACTGGTTCGGCGCCGAGCGCGCCTACCCGCACGAGTGGGAAGTCTCGGGCCACGACTTCGTCTCCAACGGCCTGGCCGAGGCCGCGTTGATGCGCCGCGTGTTGCCGGAAAGCGAATTCGACGCTTGGTTGCAAGACTTCTTCGCGCCGGAGGCGTACACCTTCTACACTGCCCCGATCCAGGTCAACGACCCGGAAGACGGGCAGCAGGCCCACCTCATCGGGCTTATGCTCACCCGCGCGTGGCTACTGCGCGAAATTGGCAAGCCGGACGGCACGCAGCAACTCATCGACGCCGCCGCTGCCCACCTGACAGGCACCAATTTCATGGCCACGCACTGGCTGATCACGTACGCGCTGCTCGCGGAAGACGCGCTAGGCAACTGA